In one Mycobacteroides chelonae genomic region, the following are encoded:
- a CDS encoding FhaA domain-containing protein, with protein sequence MGIVQRFERKLEDVVGDAFARVFGGSIVPQEVQASLRREAADGVRSAGQGRLLAPNEFFVLLSTGDHEKAADDRDLNADTFAEHLREYIRDQGWQTYGEVVVRFEQSPNLHTGQFRTRGVVNPDTKRDRTHGAVTTAPSTPDPQPGASMTDNPGPQQGRPGEEYGREDDRYGRPEQDPRGQQPPQGDQGYPPRQGGYGQGQQYGQDYGRPPAGYEQGGYQQRPPQQGGYDQGGRGGYEQGGYGGGQEYGRPPAPPQQGGYGAPPQQGGYGEPPRPNYGEYEQGGGYGAPQGPPPGQDYGRPPAYPQQGGYGAPPQQGGYGSPQGGYGEPEYGDYEHGGYQSSPDYGAPTGGGAGAGRTTVTLQLDDGSGRTYQLREGTNVIGRGQDAQFRLPDTGVSRRHLEVRFDGHAALLSDLNSTNGTTVNNAPVTEWQLADGDIIRLGHSEIIVRVQ encoded by the coding sequence ATGGGAATTGTCCAACGCTTCGAGCGCAAGCTAGAAGACGTGGTCGGCGATGCCTTCGCCCGCGTGTTCGGCGGCAGCATCGTCCCTCAGGAAGTGCAGGCCTCACTGCGTCGCGAGGCCGCCGACGGCGTCCGGTCAGCGGGCCAGGGACGGCTGCTGGCTCCCAACGAGTTCTTTGTTCTCCTCAGCACCGGAGATCACGAGAAGGCGGCCGACGACCGCGATCTCAACGCAGACACGTTCGCCGAACACCTGCGCGAATATATTCGCGATCAGGGGTGGCAAACGTATGGTGAAGTTGTTGTCCGATTCGAACAATCACCGAACTTGCACACCGGCCAGTTTCGCACGCGCGGTGTGGTCAATCCCGACACCAAGCGGGACCGTACGCACGGCGCCGTGACGACTGCCCCTTCGACCCCGGATCCACAACCAGGAGCATCCATGACTGACAACCCAGGTCCCCAGCAGGGACGCCCCGGCGAAGAGTACGGCCGAGAGGACGACCGCTACGGACGTCCCGAACAGGATCCACGTGGTCAGCAGCCTCCGCAGGGTGACCAGGGATACCCCCCGCGCCAGGGCGGCTATGGACAGGGCCAGCAGTACGGCCAGGACTACGGTCGTCCGCCGGCCGGCTACGAGCAGGGCGGCTACCAGCAGCGCCCGCCGCAGCAGGGCGGATACGACCAAGGCGGCCGTGGCGGCTACGAGCAGGGCGGCTACGGCGGCGGTCAGGAATACGGCCGTCCCCCGGCACCTCCGCAGCAGGGCGGCTACGGCGCCCCGCCGCAGCAGGGTGGATACGGCGAGCCTCCCCGTCCCAACTACGGCGAGTACGAGCAGGGTGGCGGCTACGGCGCACCGCAGGGTCCGCCTCCCGGCCAGGACTACGGCCGTCCCCCGGCCTACCCGCAGCAGGGTGGCTACGGTGCTCCGCCGCAGCAGGGCGGATACGGATCACCTCAGGGTGGTTACGGCGAGCCCGAGTACGGCGACTACGAGCACGGCGGCTATCAGAGCAGCCCCGACTACGGCGCCCCCACTGGAGGCGGTGCCGGTGCCGGTCGCACCACCGTCACGCTGCAGCTGGACGACGGCAGTGGACGCACGTACCAGTTGCGTGAGGGCACCAATGTGATCGGCCGTGGTCAGGACGCCCAGTTCCGTCTGCCCGATACCGGTGTCTCACGCCGCCACCTCGAGGTGCGCTTCGACGGGCATGCCGCGCTGCTGTCGGACCTGAATTCGACCAACGGCACCACCGTCAACAACGCACCGGTCACCGAATGGCAGTTGGCCGACGGCGACATCATCCGGCTGGGCCACTCCGAGATCATCGTTCGGGTCCAGTAG
- a CDS encoding glutathionylspermidine synthase family protein, whose protein sequence is MRREHARPRAGWEEIVASQGMCYGTPARMADGSDRPYWDESVHYVFDMDEVLSLEAIVEVLHSMCLDAVEHVVLTGRYQDFGLPEWTWEHIEKSWRRRDPHLYGRFDLRYDGRRPPVLLEYNADTPTSLLEASILQWHWKTEVFPEDDQWNSLHEQLVARWKQIGKQLAGAETHFTWSSADQSGEDNVTLAYLQECAAEAGINTVGLPIEDIGWDHDLNRLVDLEEAPIESIFKLYPWEWIVDDDFGRHALDLLPETLWIEPLWKALLSNKAILAVLWEMYPGHPNLLPAYVDSPHELTEYVRKPKLGREGANITVVGAGYETATGGVYGEEGYVYQLLDPLPEFDGMRPALGAWIVGDESAGLGIRETAGLITDDGAAFIPHRISPQ, encoded by the coding sequence ATGCGCCGTGAGCATGCGCGGCCCCGCGCGGGCTGGGAAGAAATCGTGGCCTCCCAAGGAATGTGCTACGGCACACCGGCGCGGATGGCAGACGGCAGCGACCGTCCCTATTGGGACGAGTCGGTGCACTACGTCTTCGATATGGACGAGGTGCTCTCCCTCGAGGCGATCGTGGAAGTACTGCATTCCATGTGCCTGGACGCCGTCGAGCACGTTGTCCTCACCGGGCGCTACCAAGACTTCGGGCTGCCGGAATGGACATGGGAACACATCGAAAAATCTTGGCGCAGAAGAGATCCACACCTTTACGGGCGCTTTGATCTTCGTTATGACGGCCGACGGCCGCCGGTTCTCTTGGAGTACAACGCCGATACCCCCACCTCGCTGCTGGAGGCTTCGATCCTGCAGTGGCACTGGAAGACAGAGGTGTTCCCCGAAGACGACCAATGGAACTCTCTGCATGAACAACTAGTCGCGCGCTGGAAACAGATCGGCAAGCAACTAGCCGGTGCTGAAACACATTTCACGTGGTCATCGGCGGACCAGAGCGGTGAAGACAACGTCACCCTGGCCTATCTCCAGGAATGCGCAGCGGAGGCCGGCATCAACACGGTGGGCCTGCCGATCGAGGACATCGGCTGGGATCACGATCTGAACCGTCTCGTGGATCTGGAAGAGGCGCCGATCGAATCGATCTTCAAGCTGTATCCGTGGGAGTGGATCGTCGACGACGACTTCGGCCGCCATGCCCTGGACCTGCTGCCCGAGACGCTGTGGATCGAACCCCTGTGGAAAGCGCTGTTGAGCAACAAGGCGATCTTGGCGGTGCTGTGGGAGATGTACCCCGGCCACCCCAATCTGCTTCCGGCCTACGTCGACAGCCCACACGAACTGACCGAGTACGTCCGCAAGCCAAAACTGGGCCGGGAAGGTGCCAACATCACGGTGGTGGGAGCGGGCTATGAGACGGCCACCGGCGGCGTCTACGGTGAGGAAGGCTATGTCTACCAGCTGCTGGACCCGTTGCCGGAGTTCGACGGTATGAGGCCGGCCCTGGGTGCCTGGATTGTCGGCGACGAATCGGCAGGGCTGGGTATCCGGGAGACCGCAGGCCTGATCACCGACGACGGCGCCGCGTTCATTCCACACCGGATATCACCTCAGTAG
- a CDS encoding DUF350 domain-containing protein: MSAAGYWSIVAHGAAAIWLYAAVGFALMVIGFFVLDWTTPGPLRQMVRAGLPNAAVITAAGLLSQAFVIVLAIYTASGNITEGLVRALVFGLIGIAAQTICIRLIEWAVGLDVGDLLAHRRFAPATLVVAAAYVAVGLIIAAAIL; encoded by the coding sequence ATGAGCGCAGCAGGGTACTGGTCGATAGTCGCTCATGGAGCGGCCGCGATCTGGCTTTACGCGGCTGTCGGTTTCGCGTTGATGGTCATCGGATTCTTTGTGCTGGACTGGACGACTCCGGGCCCGCTGCGCCAGATGGTCCGCGCGGGATTGCCCAACGCTGCCGTGATTACCGCAGCGGGACTTCTCTCACAGGCATTCGTGATCGTGCTGGCGATCTACACGGCCTCGGGAAACATCACCGAGGGCCTGGTGCGCGCGTTGGTATTCGGGCTTATCGGTATCGCGGCCCAGACGATCTGCATCAGGTTGATCGAGTGGGCGGTGGGTCTGGATGTGGGAGACCTGCTGGCGCACAGGAGGTTCGCACCCGCGACCCTCGTCGTCGCCGCGGCTTACGTGGCCGTGGGTCTGATCATCGCCGCCGCGATTCTGTAG
- a CDS encoding DUF6670 family protein, which yields MNGQPISRALSRLIVDGLLPRIDRRLEASRKPFTDQSILRPHASSGPWTATHYGVFIPDLDSPYRYLNTMTLIGAIGAELFDNDYLTVADARHTATVLSSTASGDQHHYRAYDSQRDCLFAPDGSVLRWGEDLQIEVDLPRVTVRGRYQHFSADIELTVTDQVSYFVKTPIYDHLSLLAEYTGVIADATGATAINGLGTFEYARFLSHQSLTRRALPSQLKLPIDFFTYQIIDLGNRTQVLLTDVRARGAIACRLAHVRVLGKSTEVYTDVRMDVTEYREKPTIDEQGRSMRLPRRLNWTVRDDHGHLVLAVDGLVDSPLRYGHGRGYVGAYSYTGEYQGNPVGGSAYMEWVDTAR from the coding sequence ATGAACGGCCAGCCCATCTCCCGTGCACTGTCCCGCCTCATCGTGGACGGGCTCCTTCCCCGTATCGATCGCCGCCTCGAGGCGTCCCGAAAACCCTTCACCGACCAGTCCATCTTGCGACCGCACGCCAGTAGCGGCCCCTGGACGGCAACGCACTACGGCGTCTTCATCCCGGACCTGGACTCGCCGTATCGGTACCTGAACACCATGACCCTGATCGGCGCGATTGGCGCGGAACTGTTCGACAACGACTACCTGACCGTCGCCGATGCGCGGCATACCGCCACGGTCCTGTCCTCGACCGCATCCGGCGACCAGCATCACTACCGTGCCTACGACTCCCAGCGCGACTGCCTCTTCGCCCCAGATGGCAGCGTCTTGCGCTGGGGAGAGGACTTACAGATCGAGGTCGATCTCCCACGGGTAACCGTTCGCGGCCGTTACCAACACTTTTCAGCTGATATCGAGCTGACCGTCACCGATCAGGTCTCCTACTTCGTCAAGACCCCAATTTATGACCACCTGAGCCTGCTCGCCGAATACACGGGCGTCATCGCCGACGCGACGGGAGCGACGGCGATCAACGGACTCGGCACCTTCGAGTACGCACGGTTCCTCAGCCATCAGTCGCTCACGCGGCGGGCGCTGCCCAGCCAACTCAAACTTCCCATCGACTTCTTCACCTATCAGATCATCGATCTGGGTAATCGAACCCAGGTGCTGCTCACCGATGTCCGCGCCCGCGGTGCCATCGCCTGCCGGCTGGCGCATGTACGTGTCCTGGGCAAGTCCACCGAGGTGTACACCGATGTCCGAATGGACGTCACCGAATACCGAGAGAAGCCGACGATCGACGAGCAGGGGCGTTCCATGCGGCTCCCTCGCCGCCTGAACTGGACCGTCCGCGACGACCACGGACACCTTGTTCTCGCTGTCGACGGGCTCGTCGACTCACCTCTGCGCTACGGCCATGGCCGGGGCTACGTGGGTGCCTACAGCTATACCGGTGAATACCAAGGTAATCCGGTAGGCGGTTCGGCCTACATGGAGTGGGTGGACACCGCGCGATAG
- a CDS encoding flavin-containing monooxygenase — translation MTSVAIIGAGFSGLAAAIELLAAGHDVILYERAEDVGGVWRENTYPGAACDVPSAYYCFSFDPHPRWSRRYAPQPEILKYLRTAADKYGVRERIRFGTAIVSASFDADAGRWCLESSHGDRFWADILVPAVGQLSRPTLPEIPGRESFAGPSFHSAQWDDTVSLAGKRVAVIGTGASSIQLVPEIAPIVHSLKVFQRSAPYIVPRPDSPLTRLHHVLASRIPATLRAQRLSWQALTEGFTGVLHYSPLLSRAMTSMSRAFMRYQTRGDAELFGKVWPDYPLGCKRVLFSNTYLPALRRDNATLITDSIAEITPHGVLSATGEHHAADIIIYGTGFAAGGFLDHVTITGLTGTELREQWSQGARAYLGMAVPGFPNMFLMYGPNTNLGSGSIVAMLECQAAYIRQAVDAVGPGLALDVHPGTEDVHDAALQARLGGGVWSRCESWYVGPNGRVTTNWPGLVSEYRSRTKEFAISDYRVLQPESGKPTRRAAMTDGGNR, via the coding sequence ATGACATCAGTAGCGATCATCGGTGCGGGTTTCTCGGGCCTGGCAGCAGCCATCGAGCTCCTTGCCGCAGGCCACGACGTCATCCTCTACGAGCGAGCCGAAGACGTCGGCGGCGTCTGGCGCGAGAACACCTACCCGGGCGCGGCCTGCGACGTACCGTCTGCCTATTACTGCTTTTCCTTCGACCCGCACCCCCGCTGGTCACGGCGGTATGCCCCGCAACCCGAGATTCTGAAGTATCTGCGCACGGCAGCGGACAAGTACGGGGTGCGCGAGCGAATTCGCTTTGGCACCGCCATCGTGTCCGCGTCCTTTGATGCGGACGCCGGCCGATGGTGTCTCGAGTCTTCCCACGGTGACCGCTTCTGGGCCGACATCCTCGTGCCTGCCGTCGGGCAGCTGTCACGACCCACGCTCCCGGAAATCCCGGGGCGTGAATCCTTCGCCGGCCCCTCGTTCCACTCCGCCCAGTGGGATGACACCGTGTCCCTTGCCGGAAAACGCGTCGCCGTCATCGGCACCGGCGCGAGCTCCATACAACTGGTGCCGGAGATCGCTCCGATCGTGCATTCTCTCAAGGTCTTTCAGCGCTCCGCGCCGTACATCGTGCCGCGCCCCGATTCGCCGCTCACGCGCCTGCACCATGTCCTGGCGTCTCGGATTCCCGCCACCCTGCGCGCGCAACGCCTGAGCTGGCAGGCACTCACCGAAGGATTCACCGGCGTGCTGCACTACTCGCCACTGTTATCGCGCGCCATGACCAGCATGTCCCGTGCCTTCATGCGATATCAGACCCGTGGCGACGCGGAACTTTTCGGCAAGGTCTGGCCGGACTACCCGTTGGGATGCAAACGGGTGCTGTTCTCCAACACCTATCTGCCCGCCCTGCGCCGCGACAATGCCACGCTCATCACGGATTCGATCGCCGAGATCACTCCCCACGGAGTCTTATCCGCGACCGGCGAGCACCACGCCGCCGATATCATCATCTACGGAACGGGCTTCGCCGCAGGCGGTTTCCTCGATCATGTGACCATCACCGGACTCACCGGCACCGAGTTGCGTGAGCAATGGAGCCAGGGCGCGCGTGCCTATCTGGGTATGGCGGTCCCGGGATTTCCCAACATGTTCCTCATGTACGGACCGAACACAAACCTCGGGTCCGGTTCCATTGTGGCGATGCTCGAATGCCAGGCGGCATACATCCGCCAGGCCGTCGATGCCGTCGGCCCGGGTCTTGCCCTTGATGTCCATCCCGGCACCGAAGACGTGCACGACGCTGCGCTGCAGGCGCGTCTCGGCGGCGGTGTGTGGTCACGCTGCGAGAGCTGGTATGTGGGTCCCAACGGCCGGGTTACCACGAACTGGCCCGGTCTGGTCAGTGAATACCGGAGCCGCACCAAGGAATTCGCGATATCCGACTACCGTGTCCTACAGCCCGAATCCGGAAAACCGACTCGGCGTGCCGCAATGACCGACGGAGGGAATCGATGA
- a CDS encoding TetR/AcrR family transcriptional regulator, giving the protein MPRQEREQWILTAAADEFGESTFVASSMNGIAARAGVSKALVLAYFGSKEDLYVACVERAGERLAAAIGGALSGSSAGKEVAESVLTAIFATLEDRRSDWPVLYDRTVPRGRARDAARRQRTVLREQAAAAVTEALGALGLSDEDDLSAATLVWENMVSALVQWWWHHPERSADEMAARARRVLSALSDRPVG; this is encoded by the coding sequence ATGCCCCGGCAGGAGCGGGAGCAGTGGATCTTGACTGCCGCCGCGGACGAGTTCGGGGAATCGACCTTCGTGGCGTCGAGCATGAACGGGATCGCTGCCCGTGCCGGGGTATCGAAAGCCCTCGTATTGGCCTATTTCGGGTCCAAAGAAGATCTCTACGTCGCGTGTGTCGAAAGGGCCGGGGAGCGGCTGGCCGCGGCAATCGGCGGTGCGCTGTCCGGATCGTCCGCGGGTAAGGAGGTCGCTGAATCGGTGTTGACGGCGATCTTCGCCACCTTGGAGGACCGGCGCAGCGACTGGCCGGTTCTCTACGACAGAACAGTGCCCCGCGGACGAGCCCGGGATGCGGCTAGGCGCCAGCGAACCGTACTGCGTGAACAGGCCGCAGCGGCGGTGACGGAGGCGCTCGGTGCCTTGGGCCTGAGTGATGAGGATGACCTGTCGGCCGCGACTCTGGTCTGGGAGAACATGGTTTCGGCCTTGGTGCAGTGGTGGTGGCACCACCCCGAGCGGTCGGCTGATGAGATGGCGGCGCGTGCACGCAGAGTTCTCTCGGCACTGTCCGACCGTCCGGTTGGGTGA
- a CDS encoding PE family protein translates to MNLNVIPEGLLATSAAVEALTARLAAAHAAAAPVIGAVVPPAADPVSLETAAGFSARGVEHTGVAALAVEELGRAGLGVSESAASYTTGDMQAAATYMIARG, encoded by the coding sequence ATGAATCTGAATGTCATTCCGGAAGGTCTGCTTGCCACCAGTGCTGCGGTGGAGGCGCTGACCGCGCGTCTGGCGGCCGCACATGCTGCTGCCGCGCCGGTGATCGGTGCGGTGGTACCGCCGGCGGCCGATCCGGTGTCGTTGGAGACCGCGGCCGGTTTCAGTGCCCGCGGTGTGGAACACACCGGGGTGGCGGCGCTGGCTGTTGAGGAGCTGGGCCGGGCCGGGCTGGGTGTTTCGGAGTCCGCGGCCAGCTACACCACCGGGGATATGCAGGCCGCGGCAACGTACATGATCGCGCGGGGGTAG
- a CDS encoding PPE family protein, which produces MSAPIWMAFPPEVHSALLSAGPGPGALLAAAAQWQALSVQYTTAATELTQLLAATNAGPWQGPSATQYVVSHAPYLAWLTQQSALSATNAVLQETAAAAYTTALAAMPTLAELAANHMIHGVLLATNFLGINTIPIALNEADYIRMWVQAATTMGVYQGVSTAAVASVAPTTPAPMIMAPGGEMSRMSADMTSMAAQPQALESGTALDNSNNMIDQLMRFMTNPLGTLQDMIEDFMKNPIAAFFAWFPLLFFIAYEAFFIPFGFTFWGIVLSAPAWLPIVLGLALSALVPPAGIEEPGHEDEPGREPARIERRNLQQDLQLAQVPSGQSMPGGSSSAPTTSSAPTSTSPAPVAATPAYMVYAVQEDPPAARFGPTLNEGAGAKAPAAGISAAAAAAASARSRARRKRAARIKDPAPQFMDMNSTVDPDFSEPADRQPAGVGASSRGTGQLGFSGTVSRSTSSTSAAGLIERETASESMDGTRTMPMIPTTWGAEPDGPAEGGSSS; this is translated from the coding sequence TTGTCTGCCCCCATCTGGATGGCTTTCCCTCCCGAGGTCCACTCGGCGCTACTGAGCGCTGGACCCGGGCCGGGAGCACTGTTGGCGGCAGCCGCTCAGTGGCAGGCACTCTCGGTGCAATACACCACTGCCGCAACGGAGTTGACGCAGTTGCTCGCTGCCACCAACGCCGGGCCCTGGCAGGGGCCCAGCGCCACCCAGTACGTCGTCAGCCACGCACCGTATCTGGCCTGGCTGACCCAGCAGAGCGCGCTGAGCGCCACCAATGCCGTGCTGCAGGAGACGGCCGCCGCCGCCTACACGACGGCTCTGGCCGCGATGCCGACGCTGGCCGAGCTGGCGGCCAACCACATGATTCACGGCGTGCTATTGGCCACCAATTTCCTGGGTATCAACACCATTCCGATCGCGCTCAATGAGGCCGACTACATCCGGATGTGGGTCCAGGCCGCCACCACCATGGGCGTCTACCAAGGGGTTTCCACGGCCGCTGTGGCGTCGGTCGCGCCGACGACACCCGCGCCGATGATCATGGCTCCGGGCGGGGAAATGTCGCGGATGTCCGCTGATATGACCTCGATGGCGGCGCAACCGCAAGCCCTCGAATCCGGTACCGCGCTGGATAACAGCAACAACATGATCGACCAGCTCATGCGGTTCATGACCAATCCGCTCGGCACGCTCCAGGACATGATCGAAGACTTCATGAAGAACCCGATCGCTGCGTTCTTCGCGTGGTTCCCACTGTTGTTCTTCATCGCGTACGAGGCGTTCTTCATTCCCTTCGGGTTCACCTTCTGGGGCATTGTGCTTTCGGCGCCGGCCTGGCTGCCGATTGTGCTCGGACTCGCTCTTTCAGCCCTGGTTCCGCCCGCCGGTATCGAAGAGCCCGGGCATGAGGACGAGCCCGGCCGCGAGCCTGCACGGATCGAGCGCCGCAACCTCCAACAGGATCTACAGCTCGCGCAGGTGCCGTCGGGGCAGTCGATGCCGGGCGGCTCATCCTCCGCCCCAACGACTTCCAGTGCACCCACGTCCACATCACCGGCTCCGGTGGCCGCCACTCCCGCATACATGGTGTACGCGGTGCAGGAGGATCCGCCGGCGGCGCGGTTTGGGCCGACATTGAATGAAGGTGCAGGTGCCAAGGCGCCGGCAGCGGGGATCTCCGCAGCGGCCGCAGCGGCCGCGTCGGCGCGTTCACGTGCCCGCCGCAAGCGCGCGGCGCGGATCAAAGATCCGGCCCCGCAGTTCATGGACATGAATTCCACCGTGGACCCGGACTTTTCGGAACCGGCAGATCGTCAGCCCGCTGGCGTGGGGGCTTCTTCTCGCGGCACTGGCCAGCTCGGCTTTTCCGGGACCGTGTCCAGGAGTACCTCGAGCACCAGCGCGGCCGGTCTGATCGAACGCGAGACCGCCTCGGAGAGCATGGACGGCACGCGCACCATGCCCATGATCCCCACCACGTGGGGAGCCGAACCTGACGGACCCGCCGAAGGGGGGTCCAGCAGCTGA
- a CDS encoding type VII secretion protein EsxS, with protein MSLLDAHIPALVAAEGTFGAKTALMRSTISQAESAALSAQAFHVGESSVAFQAAHARFVEVAAKVNALLDIAQINLGDAAATYVAEDAAAASRYVGV; from the coding sequence ATGAGTTTGCTTGATGCGCACATTCCGGCCCTGGTGGCTGCGGAGGGCACCTTTGGTGCTAAGACTGCTCTGATGCGTTCGACGATCTCGCAGGCGGAGTCGGCGGCGTTGTCGGCGCAGGCGTTCCATGTCGGTGAGTCTTCGGTGGCTTTCCAGGCCGCGCACGCCCGGTTCGTGGAGGTCGCCGCGAAGGTCAACGCGCTGCTCGATATCGCGCAGATCAACCTTGGTGATGCCGCCGCCACCTATGTGGCCGAGGATGCCGCCGCCGCCAGCCGTTACGTCGGTGTCTAA
- a CDS encoding WXG100 family type VII secretion target yields MSQITFNYPAMLAHAGEMNTYSGVLTALGADLAAQQASLQAAWHGDTSMSQAAWQAQWNTAMEELIRAYRAMGSTHETNTLSMNARDMAEGAKWGA; encoded by the coding sequence ATGTCGCAGATTACTTTCAACTACCCCGCGATGCTGGCCCATGCCGGTGAGATGAACACCTATTCCGGTGTGCTGACCGCCCTGGGTGCTGACCTGGCCGCCCAGCAGGCTTCCCTGCAGGCGGCCTGGCACGGTGATACCTCGATGAGCCAGGCCGCTTGGCAGGCTCAGTGGAACACCGCGATGGAAGAGCTCATCCGCGCTTACCGCGCGATGGGCTCCACCCACGAAACCAACACCTTGTCGATGAACGCCCGCGACATGGCCGAAGGCGCCAAATGGGGCGCATAA